A window of Suncus etruscus isolate mSunEtr1 chromosome 4, mSunEtr1.pri.cur, whole genome shotgun sequence contains these coding sequences:
- the L3MBTL2 gene encoding lethal(3)malignant brain tumor-like protein 2, whose protein sequence is MEKPRGAEEAPSSEPMEEEEEEDDLELFGGYDSFRSYNSSAASESSSYLEESSEPENEEREAGELPTSPLHLLNSGTPRSLDGSGSEPAVCEMCGIVGTREAFFSKTKRFCSVSCSRSYSSNSKKASILARLQGKPPTKKAKVLHKAAWSAKIGAFLHAQGTGQLADGTPTGQDALVLGFDWGKFLKDHSYKAAPVSCFKHVPLYDQWEDVVKGMKVEVLNSDAVLPSRVYWIASVIQAAGYRVLLRYEGFENDASHDFWCNLGTVDVHPIGWCAVNSKILVPPRTIHAKFTDWKGYLLKRLVGSRTLPVDFHIKMVESMKYPFRQGMRLEVVDKSQVSRTRMAVVDTVIGGRLRLLYEDGDSDDDFWCHMWSPLIHSVGWSRRVGHGIRLSERRGDMAQHPTFRKIYCDAVPYLFKKVRAVYTEGGWFEEGMKLEAIDPLNLGNICVATICKVLLDGYLMICVDGASSDGSDWFCYHASSHAIFPATFCQKNDIELTVPKGFDRGTFNWDSYLEKTKAKAAPSRLFNMDCPNHGFKVGMKLEAVDLMEPRLICVATVRRVVHRLLSIHFDGWDSEYDQWVDCESPDIYPVGWCELTGYQLQPPVATESSTPLKAKEATKKRKKQFGKKRKRVPPAKTRPLRQASKKRLLDEKAEEPDEIIAVRVKEELLDSASPDCASSPELPVPVDSIKQEKDI, encoded by the exons ATGGAGAAGCCTCGGGGAGCGGAG GAGGCTCCATCTTCTGAGccaatggaggaggaggaggaagaagatgaccTGGAGCTCTTCGGTGGCTATGACAGTTTCCGGAGCTATAACAGCAGCGCTGCCAGCGAGAGCAGCTCCTACCTAGAGGAATCAAGTGAACCGGAAAATGAGGAGAGGGAAGCTGGGGAGCTGCCCACCTCCCCACTGCACCTGCTCAACTCCGGGACGCCCCGCTCCTTGGATGGCAGCGGTTCAGAGCCAG CCGTGTGTGAGATGTGTGGCATCGTGGGCACCCGGGAAGCCTTCTTCTCCAAGACCAAGCGCTTCTGCAGCGTCTCCTGCTCCAGAAGCTACTCTTCCAACTCCAAGAAAGCCAGCATTTTGGCTCGGTTACAG GGAAAGCCGCCCACCAAGAAAGCCAAGGTCCTGCACAAGGCGGCATGGTCGGCCAAGATCGGCGCCTTCCTCCACGCGCAGGGCACCGGCCAGCTGGCGGACGGCACTCCCACGGGCCAGGACG CGCTGGTCTTGGGGTTCGATTGGGGGAAGTTCTTGAAGGACCACAGTTACAAAGCAGCCCCTGTCAGCTGCTTCAAACAT GTTCCGCTCTACGACCAATGGGAGGACGTGGTGAAGGGCATGAAGGTGGAGGTTCTCAACAGCGACGCGGTGCTGCCGAGCCGCGTGTACTGGATCGCATCGGTTATCCAGGCCGCAG GGTACCGTGTGCTGCTCCGATATGAAGGCTTCGAAAATGATGCCAGCCACGACTTCTGGTGTAACCTGGGTACTGTGGATGTGCACCCCATCGGCTGGTGCGCTGTCAACAGCAAGATTCTGGTGCCCCCACGGA CCATCCATGCCAAGTTCACCGACTGGAAGGGCTACCTCCTGAAACGCCTGGTGGGCTCCAGGACGCTGCCTGTGGACTTCCATATCAAG ATGGTGGAAAGCATGAAGTACCCCTTCCGCCAGGGCATGCGGCTGGAGGTGGTGGACAAGTCGCAGGTGTCCAGGACCCGCATGGCTGTGGTGGACACGGTGATCGGGGGCCGTCTGCGGCTCCTTTATGAGGACGGTGACAGCGACGATGACTTCTGGTGCCACATGTGGAGCCCCCTGATCCACTCTGTGGGCTGGTCCCGTCGTGTCGGCCATGGCATCCGGCTGTCAG AGAGGCGTGGGGACATGGCCCAGCACCCCACCTTCCGGAAGATCTACTGTGACGCTGTCCCCTACCTGTTCAAGAAG GTTCGAGCCGTTTACACAGAAGGTGGCTGGTTTGAGGAGGGCATGAAGCTAGAGGCCATCGACCCCCTGAATCTGGGCAACATCTGTGTGGCCACCATCTGCAAG GTGCTCCTGGACGGCTACTTAATGATCTGTGTGGATGGGGCCTCCTCGGACGGCAGCGACTGGTTCTGCTACCACGCCTCATCCCACGCCATTTTCCCTGCCACCTTCTGCCAGAAGAACGACATCGAGCTCACGGTTCCAAAAG GCTTTGACCGTGGCACTTTCAACTGGGACTCCTACTTGGAGAAGACCAAGGCCAAGGCAGCTCCCTCGAGACTCTTCAACATG GACTGCCCGAACCACGGCTTCAAGGTGGGCATGAAGCTGGAAGCCGTGGACCTGATGGAGCCGCGGCTTATCTGCGTGGCCACAGTGAGGCGCGTGGTGCACCGGCTCCTCAGCATTCACTTTGACGGCTGGGACAGCGAGTATGACCAGTGGGTGGATTGCGAGTCGCCCGACATCTACCCCGTGGGCTGGTGCGAGCTCACCGGCTACCAGCTGCAGCCGCCCGTGGCCACCG AGTCGTCTACGCCTCTGAAGGCCAAGGAGGCtacaaagaagaggaagaagcagTTTGGGAAGAAGA GGAAGCGGGTCCCCCCTGCCAAGACCCGGCCCCTCAGACAAGCCTCCAAGAAGCGGCTGCTGGATGAGAAGGCTGAGGAGCCCGATGAGA TCATCGCTGTTCGTGTGAAGGAGGAACTGCTCGATTCGGCCAGCCCTGACTGTGCCTCGAGCCCCGAGCTGCCTGTCCCCGTGGACAGCATCAAGCAGGAGAAGGACATCTGA